From a region of the Arachis ipaensis cultivar K30076 chromosome B09, Araip1.1, whole genome shotgun sequence genome:
- the LOC107618369 gene encoding CDP-diacylglycerol--serine O-phosphatidyltransferase 1 isoform X1 — MESNGHRRVKKHDHHVKENGNSHMLDADEELDPWTAWAYKPRTITLLLVGACFLIWASGALDPERDASGDIVTSVKRGIWAMIAVFLAYCLLQAPSTVLIRPHPAIWRLVHGMAVVYLVALTFLLFQTRDNARQFMKFLHPDLGIELPERSYGADCRIYLPENPANKFKNLYETLFDEFVLAHIIGWWGKAILIRNQPLLWVLSIGFEMMELTFRHMLPNFNECWWDSIILDIFICNWFGIWAGMHTVRYFDGKTYKWVGLSRQPNIIGKVKRTLGQFTPAHWDKDEWHPLLGPWRFIQVLSLCIVFLTVELNTFFLKFCLWIPPRNSVVIYRLILWWLLAIPTIREYNTYLQDRFILHLSCSPGPMKPVKKVGAYCWLSLAICIVELLICIKFGHGLYPKPMPIWLVIFWSSVGVAIVTFLLLWSWHPHLILGKKRR, encoded by the exons ATGGAATCCAACGGtcatagaagagtaaagaaacACGATCATCATGTTAAAGAAAATGGAAATTCCCATATGCTTGATGCTGATGAAGAGCTTGATCCATGGACAGCTTGGGCATACAAGCCTCGGACAATCACATTGTTACTTGTTGGTGCTTGCTTTCTTAT TTGGGCAAGTGGGGCACTTGATCCAGAAAGAGATGCATCTGGTGATATTGTCACTTCCGTTAAAAG GGGTATATGGGCAATGATTGCTGTTTTTCTTGCTTATTGCCTGCTTCAAGCTCCTTCGAC GGTTCTTATTAGGCCACATCCTGCTATTTGGCGCTTGGTGCATGGGATGGCTGTTGTTTACCTGGTTGCTCTCACATTTTTGCTTTTTCAG ACGCGTGACAATGCTCGGCAGTTTATGAAGTTTCTTCATCCTGATCTTGGCATTG AACTTCCGGAAAGATCTTATGGGGCTGATTGCCGCATATACCTACCTGAGAACCCTGCAAATAAGTTTAAGAATCTTTAT GAAACACTTTTTGATGAGTTTGTTCTAGCTCATATTATTGGCTGGTGGGGAAAGGCTATATTGATTCGTAATCAGCCTCTTCTTTGGGTGTTATCGATTGGTTTTGAGATGATGGAG CTTACTTTTCGTCACATGTTACCGAATTTCAACGAGTGCTGGTGGGATAGTATTATTCTTGACATATTCATCTGCAATTGGTTCG GTATTTGGGCTGGAATGCATACTGTGAGGTACTTTGATGGGAAAACATACAAGTGGGTTGGTCTGAGCCGCCAGCCTAATATTATAGGAAAG GTGAAACGAACATTGGGCCAGTTCACACCAGCGCACTGGGATAAAGACGAGTGGCATCCGTTGCTTGGTCCTTGGCGATTTATTCAAGTGCTTAGTCTTTGTATTGTATTTTTGACAGTAGAGCTCAACACATTCTTTTTGAAGTTTTGTCTCTGGATACCTCCTCGAAATTCTGTAGTTATATATAGGTTGATTTTATGGTGGCTGCTTGCAATTCCAACAATTCGTGAATACAATACATACCTTCAAGACAGGTTCATTCTCCATCTCTCTTGTTCTCCCGGCCCAAT GAAACCAGTCAAAAAGGTTGGAGCATATTGTTGGCTCTCTCTTGCTATTTGCATTGTTGAGCTTTTGATTTGTATCAAGTTTGGACATG GTTTGTACCCGAAACCGATGCCGATATGGCTGGTAATATTCTGGTCATCTGTAGGTGTGGCCATTGTTACATTTCTACTATTGTGGTCTTGGCATCCCCACCTAATTCTAGGGAAGAAGAGGCGATag
- the LOC107618369 gene encoding CDP-diacylglycerol--serine O-phosphatidyltransferase 1 isoform X2: MESNGHRRVKKHDHHVKENGNSHMLDADEELDPWTAWAYKPRTITLLLVGACFLIWASGALDPERDASGDIVTSVKRGIWAMIAVFLAYCLLQAPSTVLIRPHPAIWRLVHGMAVVYLVALTFLLFQTRDNARQFMKFLHPDLGIELPERSYGADCRIYLPENPANKFKNLYETLFDEFVLAHIIGWWGKAILIRNQPLLWVLSIGFEMMELTFRHMLPNFNECWWDSIILDIFICNWFGIWAGMHTVRYFDGKTYKWVGLSRQPNIIGKVKRTLGQFTPAHWDKDEWHPLLGPWRFIQVLSLCIVFLTVELNTFFLKFCLWIPPRNSVVIYRLILWWLLAIPTIREYNTYLQDRKPVKKVGAYCWLSLAICIVELLICIKFGHGLYPKPMPIWLVIFWSSVGVAIVTFLLLWSWHPHLILGKKRR, from the exons ATGGAATCCAACGGtcatagaagagtaaagaaacACGATCATCATGTTAAAGAAAATGGAAATTCCCATATGCTTGATGCTGATGAAGAGCTTGATCCATGGACAGCTTGGGCATACAAGCCTCGGACAATCACATTGTTACTTGTTGGTGCTTGCTTTCTTAT TTGGGCAAGTGGGGCACTTGATCCAGAAAGAGATGCATCTGGTGATATTGTCACTTCCGTTAAAAG GGGTATATGGGCAATGATTGCTGTTTTTCTTGCTTATTGCCTGCTTCAAGCTCCTTCGAC GGTTCTTATTAGGCCACATCCTGCTATTTGGCGCTTGGTGCATGGGATGGCTGTTGTTTACCTGGTTGCTCTCACATTTTTGCTTTTTCAG ACGCGTGACAATGCTCGGCAGTTTATGAAGTTTCTTCATCCTGATCTTGGCATTG AACTTCCGGAAAGATCTTATGGGGCTGATTGCCGCATATACCTACCTGAGAACCCTGCAAATAAGTTTAAGAATCTTTAT GAAACACTTTTTGATGAGTTTGTTCTAGCTCATATTATTGGCTGGTGGGGAAAGGCTATATTGATTCGTAATCAGCCTCTTCTTTGGGTGTTATCGATTGGTTTTGAGATGATGGAG CTTACTTTTCGTCACATGTTACCGAATTTCAACGAGTGCTGGTGGGATAGTATTATTCTTGACATATTCATCTGCAATTGGTTCG GTATTTGGGCTGGAATGCATACTGTGAGGTACTTTGATGGGAAAACATACAAGTGGGTTGGTCTGAGCCGCCAGCCTAATATTATAGGAAAG GTGAAACGAACATTGGGCCAGTTCACACCAGCGCACTGGGATAAAGACGAGTGGCATCCGTTGCTTGGTCCTTGGCGATTTATTCAAGTGCTTAGTCTTTGTATTGTATTTTTGACAGTAGAGCTCAACACATTCTTTTTGAAGTTTTGTCTCTGGATACCTCCTCGAAATTCTGTAGTTATATATAGGTTGATTTTATGGTGGCTGCTTGCAATTCCAACAATTCGTGAATACAATACATACCTTCAAGACAG GAAACCAGTCAAAAAGGTTGGAGCATATTGTTGGCTCTCTCTTGCTATTTGCATTGTTGAGCTTTTGATTTGTATCAAGTTTGGACATG GTTTGTACCCGAAACCGATGCCGATATGGCTGGTAATATTCTGGTCATCTGTAGGTGTGGCCATTGTTACATTTCTACTATTGTGGTCTTGGCATCCCCACCTAATTCTAGGGAAGAAGAGGCGATag